The DNA segment GTCCATCAGACCACCATGCTGCAGGCGATTGAACGATACATGAAACAGGCCATCGTGGACAAAGTGCCCAGCGTCTCCAGCTCTGCTCTGGTCTCCTCACTGGTAAGATCACAAATTAGTGTTGCTTTTGTAATGATGTAATAAATTTACATCTCCGACCCCATCTGTTATTATTAATTCAAACTAGTAAGTGTTTTACACTTATTTATAACTGTTTATTACacttattagggatgcacgatatatcgGCTACCGTATCAATATCGGctgataaatgtaaatttttctgtTATCGTTATCGAACCAATAAGAGAATTTGCCCGATATCTTAGAGCCgataaaatataggcctattattcattgtaggctataataaacctgttttaaaatacatttttaatacattttcagtgaGGAGtagcctaatttatttatttttcctcacaAGGCTACGAGTCAcagcataattaataataaaagtaacctaaTAATAATCTCCAGAAAATAACAGGTCTACATTAACTGGAAGTGCCAAATACTCTCaataatgacaatatttaatgattttgacgATATCTCCTTACATGATTGTCCTCTTTCAGCGCACTCCATCTTCTtatcaccttaaaaaaaaaattacacttaagtAATGTTGTCCAGTAACATGTTTCCATTATTTaagcatcattttatttatttgtaaagctgctttatgTTTGATATATGTTTAAGTGTTTAATGCCTTTAATGGTGAGAATTTTTTTGGTAATCAGGCTCTCAAAAATTATGTAAACATTTGGATATAGATTTATCGGCCAACATATCGGTTgcatatcggtgcatccctaacacTTATTCCCACCCCTAACGTTATGGCTCTGGATAATGTagctgtgtttgtgtatttgtttttcagcACATGGTGAAGATGAGCTTTGATGTGGTAAAACGCTGGGTCAATGAAGCTCAGGAGGCGGCTTCAAGTGACAACATCATGGTGCAGGTTAGTGAGTTGTTTGCAAACTTTGTCTTATGAGTTGGAGGTCTTTCCGTCTCTAATAAAATGGGATCTCTCTCCACAGTACCATGCTCTGGGTCTTCTGTACCACCTGAGGAAGAATGACCGTCTGGCTGTGACTAAGATGCTCAACAAATTCACCAAATCTGGCCTCAAATCTCCATTTGCTTACTGCATGATGATTCGCATTGCCAGTAAGCTGCTGGAGGAGACAGAAGGAGGGTACATGTGTTGGACATCAGCTTTTCAGACTCATCAATGTTATGTAGTTGCATATAATGTAAACTTACCGAGTCTGTCTACATGTGATTTAACAGGCACGATAGCCCGCTGTTTGATTTCATTGAGAGTTGCTTGAGGAATAAACATGAAATGGTGGTTTATGAAGCAGCCTCCGCCATCGTCCATATGCCCAATTGTACTGCTCGTGAGCTGGCTCCTGCTGTGTCTGGTTAGTGTTTCTTCTTTGCGTTCTCATCAGCACACAATAGAGTACACTAGATGTTTGAATAAATGTtgcctttctttctctttccataGTTCTCCAGCTGTTTTGCAGCTCTCCAAAAGCAGCCCTGCGTTATGCAGCTGTACGGACACTTAATAAGGTTGGTTTGAATGTTGCAGTATCACCAGCTATCACATGGAGACACTATGGAGACATTTTTAGGTTTAAAGTCATGCATTTAACAAATAGTGCAAAAACTACATTCTAAAGAGGTaatataaccacacacacacaaaaacaaatattcccTTGTTCACACAGGTGGCAATGAAGCACCCATCAGCGGTGACCGCATGCAACCTGGACCTGGAGAACCTGATCACTGACTCCAACCGCAGCATTGCCACCCTGGCCATCACCACCCTGCTGAAGACTGGCAGCGAGAGCAGCGTGGACCGCCTCATGAAGCAGATCTCTTCCTTCGTCTCGGAGATCTCAGACGAGTTCAAGGTGACCGTGAATTACAACTAAATTAAACAACAATGGCATGCTTCAGAAGATGCATATTCAGTCATGTTTCCGGAGTTAGATTAGTTTTGCCTTTGATAATTGTCCTGTAAAAACTGTGTTTTCATAACCGAGTGGTGTGTTTGTTTTCCAGGTGGTTGTGGTCCAGGCCATTAGTGCCCTGTGCCAGAAGTATCCCAGAAAGCACAGCGTGATGATGAACTTCCTTTCTAACATGTTGAGAGATGATGTGAGTTCATTCAAGTACAAGATTTTTCTGAGtctcatattctttttttttttttttgtgaaaaaccaCACAACCAGATTTATACTTGATACccttaacaatttatttacatttttatcaccaaaaatagctgaaaaagcatttactttttcattagacatgtttcattttttgtttccttttgtaGGGTGGCTTTGAGTACAAGAGAGCCATTGTGGATTGTATCATCAGCATCATAGAGGAAAATCCCGAGAGTAAGGAAACAGGCTTGGCCCATCTGTGTGAGTTTATCGAGGATTGCGAGCACACCGTACTTGCCACTAAAATCCTCCACCTGCTTGGGAAAGAGGGCCCACGTACCCCCACCCCCTCCAAATACATCCGTTTCATCTTCAACCGTGTGGTGCTGGAGAGCGAGGCCGTGCGGGCAGGTGAGTAATCTTGCGTGACCTTTGACATATGCGTTAACCTCCTTGCAATAAGCTTAAAGACCTGCTCATGCCATTGTAAGATTTCAGGAAGCTTGTGTTTGCAATACAGTAGAACAGAATTATTTTGAGCGTTATACGCTTGTCCAAATAATTAATTGCAGTCCAACTGCAAGCAGTAATAAATTAAGCAGAGTTTATaatctgtaattaattaaattccaGAGACTAAGATGAGCATCTTTAGGACATTTAAGCATTCTTCTGCTCTGACTCTCCTCTCACGTTTTTCATCAAAGCTGCTGTTAGTGCGCTGGCCAAGTTTGGAGCTCAAAACGATGACCTGCTGCCAAGCGTCTTAGTTCTGATGAAGAGGTAGGCCTTCAGCAGAAGGAAGTCTGTGTGTGGGTGGGTAATTACAACAGTAATCTGAGTATTAGAGTAAGGAAATGGAACAAAGAAATGTGTGTTTGGAAATTAATGTgaatgcttgtttaaaaaaaaaaaagagagagagaaatgtatttatttgattggaTTAAAAATGATGCCAAACTGAAAGCAGTATTATTTTTGTACTAAAAAGAGAAAATCCTCttatttaattagattaaaatatgatgcaaaatgaaaaataaaatagtaaatggAAACTTGACAAACTATTTGAttgatgcaaaaatgaaaatactctctttatatatatatgtgtatatgtatatatgtgtgtgttatactaagagatttaaacttttttatatatatataataatttaataataaaaaaatatttgattggattgaaaacaaaaattatgcaaaccatagagtaaaaaaaaaaattgttctataaaaaatctaatatctaCCAGAATGTATGCATATTGTCATTGTTATGTTGCTTATTGCCCATTTCTAGAGAGAAGCGTTTAAGGTGCTAATTTACTGTGTGTCTGACAGGTGTATGATGGACAGTGATGATGAGGTGAGAGACAGAGCCACATTCTACATGAATGTCCTTCAGCAAAAGCAGAAGGCCTTAAATGCCGCTTACATCTTTAATGGTGAGGGTTTGTGTTTTAAGGGTTGGTTGCAGTTGTTCTGGATAGTTCAGATTCTTATTGTGTATCTGATGCATTTAATCTGATTCATCTGATGTGAGTGAACAAGGGTTGTTGAATGGTTTGTTTGCAGGTCTGTCTGTATCTGTTCCCGGACTGGAGAAATCCCTCCACCAGTACACACTGGAGCCCTCTGAGAAACCATTTGACATGAAGACAGTTCCCTTGGCCACGGCACCCATCACCGAACAGAAAACAGGTGTGAACCTGAGCTTCAGCAGTTCAGTAACTTCATTACTTATCATAATCCATTGCAGAATATTCTCATAATAACGTATACTCAAAAAAGAAATTCTTATGTGGATGCTAATCATCTTATGTCTTAACCTGGTTTGGGGTAAATTGCATATCTTAACCAAAACTGCTCAAATTATCCAAGTTCACTTAATTTTACTCTCTCATGCCAGAAATCGCACCTGTGGCAACAAGCAAACTTCCTGAAAAGCTTGCACCCTGCCGCCAAGACATTTACCAAGGTAAGAAGTGTAGCTAATTAGCAAAACAAAGCATGTGGGCACTGTTAAACCAGAGTCTGAAGCAAACTGTGCCACATTTCAACTAGTCCCCTTATTTTTCTCCATCAGAGCAACTTGCAGCCATCCCAGAATTCCAAGCCCTTGGTCCCCTGTTCAAGTCGTCCGAGCCGGTTCAGTTAACAGAAGCAGAGACGGAGTATGTGGTGCGCTGTATCAAACATGCTTTCACCAATCACATGATCTTCCAGTTCGACTGCACCAACACGCTGAACGACCAGCTGCTGCAGCGGGTTCTGGTCCAGATGGAGCCGTCGGAGGCATATGAGGTGCTAAATTACGTACCTGCACCTAGCCTCCCCTACAGCCAGCCCGGCTCCTGCTACAGTCTGGTCCGGTTACCAGAGGATGACCCCACAGCAGGTCTGACATGATTGATTCACATTGTGATGTCAAGTTTTCTAG comes from the Carassius auratus strain Wakin chromosome 4, ASM336829v1, whole genome shotgun sequence genome and includes:
- the LOC113060785 gene encoding coatomer subunit gamma-2 encodes the protein MIKKFDKKDEESGSGSNPFQHLEKSAVLQEARIFNETPINPRRCLHILTKIIYLLNQGEHFGTTEATEAFFAMTRLFQSNDQTLRRMCYLTIKEMANISEDVIIVTSSLTKDMTGKEDVYRGPAIRALCRITDTTMLQAIERYMKQAIVDKVPSVSSSALVSSLHMVKMSFDVVKRWVNEAQEAASSDNIMVQYHALGLLYHLRKNDRLAVTKMLNKFTKSGLKSPFAYCMMIRIASKLLEETEGGHDSPLFDFIESCLRNKHEMVVYEAASAIVHMPNCTARELAPAVSVLQLFCSSPKAALRYAAVRTLNKVAMKHPSAVTACNLDLENLITDSNRSIATLAITTLLKTGSESSVDRLMKQISSFVSEISDEFKVVVVQAISALCQKYPRKHSVMMNFLSNMLRDDGGFEYKRAIVDCIISIIEENPESKETGLAHLCEFIEDCEHTVLATKILHLLGKEGPRTPTPSKYIRFIFNRVVLESEAVRAAAVSALAKFGAQNDDLLPSVLVLMKRCMMDSDDEVRDRATFYMNVLQQKQKALNAAYIFNGLSVSVPGLEKSLHQYTLEPSEKPFDMKTVPLATAPITEQKTEIAPVATSKLPEKLAPCRQDIYQEQLAAIPEFQALGPLFKSSEPVQLTEAETEYVVRCIKHAFTNHMIFQFDCTNTLNDQLLQRVLVQMEPSEAYEVLNYVPAPSLPYSQPGSCYSLVRLPEDDPTAVSCTFSCTMKYLVRDCDPNTGEPDDDGYDDEYVLEDLEVTVADHIQKVLKPNFGAAWDEIGDDNEKEETFALATVRTLDEAVNNIISFLGMQPCERSDKVPENKNSHVLFLAGVFRGGHDVLVRARLALADGVTMQVTVRSTDENVVDVILASVG